From one Paenibacillus terrae HPL-003 genomic stretch:
- the leuS gene encoding leucine--tRNA ligase has translation MTDTQPKHGYQPQSIEPKWQKYWDENKTFRTGEEPGKPKFYALDMFPYPSGAGLHVGHPEGYTATDIVSRYKRMRGYNVLHPMGWDAFGLPAEQHALDTGEHPREITVKNVNNFRRQIKSLGFSYDWDREISTTDPDYYKWTQWIFIQLYKRGLAYVAEVPVNWCPALGTVLANEEVIDGKSERGGHPVIRKPMRQWMLKITEYADRLLDDLEELDWSESIKDMQRNWIGKSTGAEVHFPIEGHDKQLTVFTTRPDTLFGASYCVLAPEQELVDVITTPEQKDVVNQYREQAARKSDLERTDLAKDKTGVFTGAYAVNPVNGEKLPIWIADYVLAGYGTGAIMAVPGHDTRDWEFAKQFGLNIIEVVQGGDVAKEPYTEDGPHVNSGPLNGLTNEEAIPKMIEWLEAEGKGQGKVTYRLRDWLFSRQRYWGEPIPVIHLEDGTIKTVPEDQLPLVLPEMDNIKPSGTGESPLANATDWVETVDPETGLKARRETNTMPQWAGSCWYYLRYIDPHNDKEPVSKEKQREWLPVDLYIGGAEHAVLHLLYARFWHKVLYDIGVVETKEPFYKLVNQGMILGNNNEKMSKSRGNVINPDDIVNTFGADTLRIYEMFMGPLEATKPWSENGVEGAHRFLSRVWRLFVSEDGSLNDKISNEGGSDEFNRTWHKTLKKVTEDLDALRFNTAISQLMIFTNDAYKADHLPRAAMENFVQMLSPLAPHLAEELWQLLGHNESITYAAWPAYDEAWTVDAEVEIVVQVNGKILQRATIAKDLDAKAMEAFALSLDNVQQALAGKTVRKVIAVPGKLVNIVAG, from the coding sequence ATGACAGACACACAGCCGAAGCACGGCTATCAACCGCAAAGTATTGAACCAAAATGGCAGAAATATTGGGATGAGAACAAAACGTTCCGTACCGGGGAAGAGCCGGGCAAACCGAAGTTTTATGCTTTGGATATGTTCCCGTACCCGTCTGGAGCTGGTCTGCATGTAGGCCACCCGGAAGGTTACACGGCAACGGATATTGTTTCACGGTATAAAAGAATGCGCGGCTACAACGTACTGCATCCGATGGGTTGGGACGCCTTTGGTCTGCCTGCCGAGCAGCATGCGCTGGATACAGGAGAGCATCCACGTGAAATTACGGTGAAAAATGTAAATAACTTCCGTCGTCAAATTAAATCGCTCGGCTTCTCATACGACTGGGATCGTGAAATCAGCACAACAGACCCTGATTATTACAAATGGACACAGTGGATTTTCATCCAGTTGTACAAGCGCGGTCTTGCCTATGTAGCTGAAGTGCCTGTGAACTGGTGTCCTGCACTGGGAACAGTATTGGCTAATGAAGAAGTGATTGACGGCAAGAGTGAGCGTGGCGGTCATCCGGTTATCCGCAAACCAATGCGTCAATGGATGCTGAAAATTACGGAATATGCGGATCGTCTGCTGGATGATTTGGAGGAGCTGGATTGGTCCGAAAGCATTAAGGATATGCAGCGGAACTGGATCGGCAAGTCTACCGGAGCAGAGGTTCATTTTCCAATTGAAGGCCATGACAAGCAATTGACGGTATTTACAACCCGCCCTGATACGCTGTTCGGCGCAAGCTATTGTGTGCTGGCTCCTGAGCAGGAATTGGTGGATGTTATCACTACACCTGAGCAAAAGGATGTTGTAAATCAATACCGTGAACAAGCTGCCCGTAAAAGCGATCTGGAGCGCACGGATTTGGCGAAGGATAAAACAGGTGTCTTTACAGGTGCTTACGCGGTGAATCCGGTGAACGGTGAAAAGCTGCCGATCTGGATTGCCGACTATGTGCTGGCAGGCTACGGAACAGGCGCGATCATGGCTGTACCAGGTCACGACACACGTGACTGGGAATTTGCGAAGCAATTCGGGCTGAATATCATTGAGGTTGTCCAAGGTGGGGACGTGGCTAAAGAGCCATACACCGAGGATGGTCCGCACGTTAATTCAGGTCCGCTGAATGGACTTACGAATGAGGAAGCAATTCCGAAGATGATTGAATGGCTGGAAGCCGAGGGTAAAGGGCAAGGAAAAGTGACGTACCGCTTGCGCGACTGGCTGTTCAGCCGTCAACGCTATTGGGGCGAGCCGATTCCGGTGATTCACCTGGAAGATGGAACAATCAAAACAGTTCCTGAGGATCAACTGCCGCTCGTCCTGCCGGAAATGGATAACATCAAGCCTTCAGGCACAGGGGAGTCCCCGTTGGCGAATGCGACGGACTGGGTAGAAACTGTTGATCCCGAGACGGGCTTGAAAGCACGCCGCGAGACGAATACTATGCCGCAATGGGCGGGAAGCTGCTGGTATTACCTGCGCTATATTGATCCGCACAATGATAAAGAGCCTGTATCCAAGGAGAAGCAGCGCGAATGGTTGCCTGTGGATCTGTACATCGGCGGTGCGGAACATGCGGTTCTTCATTTGCTGTATGCCCGTTTCTGGCACAAGGTGCTGTATGATATTGGCGTTGTAGAAACAAAAGAGCCATTCTACAAGCTGGTCAACCAGGGTATGATTCTGGGTAACAACAATGAAAAAATGAGTAAATCACGTGGTAATGTCATCAACCCTGACGATATTGTGAATACGTTTGGCGCCGATACGCTGCGCATTTATGAAATGTTTATGGGGCCACTGGAGGCAACGAAGCCATGGAGCGAAAACGGGGTTGAGGGAGCGCATCGTTTTCTGTCCCGCGTATGGCGCCTGTTCGTTTCCGAGGATGGCAGCCTGAACGATAAAATTTCAAATGAAGGCGGCAGTGATGAGTTCAATCGGACTTGGCATAAAACGCTGAAAAAAGTAACCGAGGATCTGGACGCGCTACGTTTCAATACGGCGATCAGCCAACTGATGATTTTTACCAATGATGCATACAAAGCAGACCATCTGCCGCGTGCAGCAATGGAAAACTTCGTGCAAATGCTGTCGCCGCTTGCACCGCATCTGGCCGAGGAACTGTGGCAGCTGCTGGGACACAACGAAAGCATTACCTACGCGGCTTGGCCTGCTTATGATGAAGCATGGACGGTGGATGCCGAAGTGGAAATTGTAGTGCAGGTGAACGGTAAAATCTTGCAGCGTGCGACGATTGCCAAGGACCTTGACGCCAAAGCGATGGAGGCATTCGCTCTGTCGTTGGACAATGTTCAGCAGGCGCTTGCTGGTAAAACAGTTCGCAAGGTGATCGCAGTACCGGGCAAACTGGTCAATATTGTTGCGGGTTAA
- a CDS encoding tautomerase family protein, protein MAQIKIYGIKEALNPIKEQLSDVIHSAVVDAFQYPPDKRFHRFFPMNQEDFIFAHDRSEAYTIIEISVFEGRTTEAKKHLIQLLFQRINDLGIASQDLEITIFETPKQNWGIRGVPGDELQLNYKVNI, encoded by the coding sequence ATGGCACAAATTAAAATTTACGGAATAAAAGAAGCCCTGAATCCCATCAAGGAGCAACTTTCAGATGTAATTCATTCCGCTGTGGTGGATGCGTTCCAATATCCCCCCGACAAAAGGTTCCATCGTTTTTTCCCTATGAATCAGGAAGACTTCATATTTGCCCACGATCGCTCGGAGGCATACACCATTATTGAAATTAGTGTGTTTGAAGGCAGAACGACAGAGGCTAAAAAGCACCTCATCCAGCTGCTATTCCAAAGAATTAACGATTTAGGCATTGCCTCTCAGGATCTTGAAATTACTATATTCGAGACACCGAAACAGAATTGGGGTATTCGCGGTGTACCCGGTGATGAGCTTCAACTGAACTATAAAGTAAACATATAA
- a CDS encoding class I SAM-dependent DNA methyltransferase has translation MASYRKFAYVYDELMQDMPYPDWLRFARQAWDQHGMPHTVAELGCGTGSITIPLVNSGFEVAGIDLSSDMLAVARRKMETTTQGQRLFREGSIRWIEQDMREWNLPEPVDSVISFCDCLNYLLEEEDIAATFRRTYAGLKPGGTFLFDVHHPQTFVRYDEEQPFVLDERSISYIWTCALDAPRCEIEHHLSIFARADNEGRDVYQRFEEIHVQRAYDPDWMKAELSKAGFRDVKVYADFEWVEAVDDAARLFYVAVK, from the coding sequence ATGGCTTCTTACCGGAAGTTTGCCTATGTGTATGATGAGCTGATGCAGGACATGCCGTACCCGGACTGGCTACGTTTTGCTCGGCAGGCCTGGGATCAGCATGGTATGCCGCATACAGTGGCAGAGCTGGGCTGTGGAACGGGCTCTATTACGATTCCACTGGTCAATTCGGGCTTCGAGGTGGCTGGCATCGATTTGTCTTCAGATATGCTGGCGGTAGCCCGTCGCAAAATGGAAACAACTACGCAAGGACAGCGTTTGTTCCGTGAGGGGAGCATTCGCTGGATAGAGCAGGATATGCGGGAATGGAATTTACCGGAGCCCGTGGATTCTGTCATTTCTTTTTGCGATTGTCTGAATTATTTGCTGGAGGAAGAGGACATTGCTGCTACTTTTCGCAGGACGTATGCCGGCCTTAAGCCTGGCGGAACCTTTCTGTTCGATGTACATCATCCCCAGACGTTTGTGCGTTATGATGAAGAGCAGCCCTTTGTACTGGACGAGCGCTCCATTTCATATATTTGGACTTGTGCGTTGGACGCTCCACGCTGTGAAATTGAGCATCATCTCAGCATTTTTGCGAGAGCAGATAATGAAGGGCGCGATGTATACCAGCGGTTCGAGGAAATTCATGTGCAGCGTGCCTACGACCCGGACTGGATGAAGGCGGAACTGTCCAAAGCCGGTTTTCGCGATGTGAAGGTATATGCGGACTTTGAATGGGTAGAAGCAGTAGATGACGCGGCGAGATTATTTTATGTTGCTGTAAAATAG
- a CDS encoding CvfB family protein, with translation MNLIAGTYVTIMVDREVSPFGYFLTVGDQDVLLHYTELTREIEVGERLEVFIFHDTEDRLAATMKKPFLSLGELAKLQVADVHPRLGCFLEMGLGRQLLLPIRELPENRDLHPQVGDYVYAIMEHDKQGRLRAKLAGEQELAPLSFHAPDSWLNTWVQATVYKPLQMGTFVLVDGGVLGFGAIGMIHSSERNRMLRLGEEVKVRVTLVREDGRVNLAMSPRKEVGRDEDADRLIAFLKERPGGGMPYSDATPPDIIKQRFGISKSAFKRAMGKLMKEGLVTQKENWTYLVEKMPEPKDGNGE, from the coding sequence ATGAATCTGATTGCTGGTACTTATGTCACGATTATGGTAGATCGTGAGGTATCCCCTTTCGGCTACTTTCTCACAGTCGGCGATCAGGATGTACTGTTACATTATACGGAGCTGACACGTGAGATTGAGGTTGGAGAACGGCTGGAAGTATTTATTTTTCACGATACAGAGGACCGTTTGGCCGCTACCATGAAAAAGCCATTCCTCTCGCTGGGCGAACTGGCAAAGCTTCAGGTGGCGGATGTGCATCCGCGTTTGGGTTGTTTTTTGGAAATGGGATTGGGTCGTCAATTGCTGCTGCCGATTCGCGAGTTGCCTGAGAACCGGGATTTGCATCCTCAGGTGGGCGATTACGTGTATGCTATCATGGAGCATGATAAGCAGGGCAGGCTGCGGGCGAAGCTGGCGGGTGAGCAAGAGCTGGCCCCGTTGTCCTTCCATGCACCTGATTCATGGCTCAATACGTGGGTGCAGGCGACGGTGTACAAGCCGCTTCAGATGGGTACATTTGTCCTGGTGGACGGAGGCGTGCTTGGTTTTGGCGCGATTGGCATGATTCATTCCTCGGAACGTAACCGGATGCTTCGCTTGGGCGAAGAGGTTAAGGTACGGGTTACGCTGGTTCGTGAAGACGGTCGGGTGAATCTGGCGATGTCGCCGCGCAAGGAAGTGGGCCGTGATGAGGATGCGGATCGGCTAATTGCCTTTCTGAAAGAGCGCCCGGGTGGCGGTATGCCTTATTCCGACGCAACGCCGCCGGATATTATTAAGCAACGGTTTGGTATCAGTAAATCCGCCTTCAAGCGTGCGATGGGCAAGCTGATGAAGGAAGGGCTGGTTACACAAAAGGAAAACTGGACCTACCTGGTGGAGAAAATGCCTGAACCGAAGGACGGGAATGGGGAATAA
- the rsfS gene encoding ribosome silencing factor: MTITNEKLMQITVEAAEDKKAMNIVALDLRGVSLVADYFVICHGNSDTQVQAIVTEIRKRAHDEGTIIKGIEGMDSGRWVLMDLGDVVVHVFHRDEREYYNIERLWSDAKVVEKV, translated from the coding sequence ATGACCATAACTAATGAGAAATTAATGCAAATTACGGTTGAGGCCGCTGAAGATAAGAAGGCCATGAATATTGTAGCCCTTGACTTGCGGGGCGTATCCCTTGTCGCGGATTATTTTGTAATCTGCCACGGTAATTCGGATACTCAGGTACAGGCGATTGTGACGGAAATTCGCAAACGCGCTCATGATGAAGGTACCATAATCAAAGGGATCGAAGGGATGGATTCCGGTCGCTGGGTTCTGATGGACTTGGGAGATGTTGTAGTGCATGTCTTCCATCGCGACGAGCGTGAATATTATAACATTGAAAGACTTTGGTCGGACGCTAAGGTTGTGGAGAAGGTATGA
- the yqeK gene encoding bis(5'-nucleosyl)-tetraphosphatase (symmetrical) YqeK: MKYSREQLMEAVSGQMPEKRWKHTLGVMHTSVELAKRYGADPDKAELAAILHDVAKYWPVQQMEEVIRSYPECNQELLQHDKQLWHSEVGYCVAARDYGVEDSEIRNAIRWHTSGRVGMSLLDKVVCLADYIEPGRDFPGVDHIRKQAKKSLEQGLVAGFDSTISLLLEKQKVIFPLTVLSRNDLIQQLKHRKSEVHE, from the coding sequence ATGAAGTACAGCCGTGAGCAATTGATGGAGGCCGTATCCGGTCAAATGCCTGAAAAACGCTGGAAGCACACACTGGGTGTCATGCATACCTCCGTGGAGCTTGCCAAGCGGTATGGTGCGGACCCGGATAAGGCCGAATTAGCGGCTATTTTGCATGATGTAGCGAAATATTGGCCCGTTCAGCAGATGGAGGAAGTGATTCGCAGTTATCCCGAATGTAACCAAGAGCTTTTGCAGCATGACAAGCAACTGTGGCATTCTGAGGTAGGATATTGCGTTGCAGCGAGAGACTATGGGGTGGAAGACTCTGAAATACGGAATGCCATCCGCTGGCATACCTCAGGTCGTGTAGGCATGAGTTTGCTGGACAAAGTCGTGTGTCTCGCTGATTATATCGAGCCGGGACGAGATTTCCCTGGGGTAGATCATATCCGCAAACAGGCGAAAAAAAGTTTGGAGCAGGGTCTTGTCGCTGGATTTGATTCCACGATTTCACTGCTGCTGGAGAAGCAAAAGGTTATTTTTCCGCTGACAGTACTGTCGCGAAATGATCTGATCCAACAACTTAAACATAGAAAATCGGAGGTTCATGAATGA
- the nadD gene encoding nicotinate-nucleotide adenylyltransferase, whose amino-acid sequence MKIGIMGGTFDPIHIGHLLAGEAARDAYALDHVWFMPSHIPPHKHQAGASGTERLEMTSEAVAGHPAFEVLDIEVLRGGVSYTIDTIKGLQELHPAVDFYFIIGADMVNYLPHWQGIEELAQRICFIGVRRPGFQLALNELPHYLQNKVLLADMPVVDISSTDIRERVAEGRTIRYLVPDRVHDYITRGGLYEVQP is encoded by the coding sequence ATGAAAATCGGTATTATGGGCGGTACATTTGACCCGATTCATATTGGACATCTGCTGGCTGGAGAAGCGGCAAGGGATGCCTATGCGCTGGACCATGTATGGTTCATGCCTTCCCATATCCCTCCGCACAAGCACCAGGCGGGGGCGAGCGGCACGGAGCGGCTGGAGATGACGAGTGAAGCGGTGGCGGGCCATCCTGCTTTTGAAGTGTTGGATATTGAAGTGCTTCGCGGTGGGGTATCTTATACTATTGACACGATCAAAGGGCTTCAGGAGCTGCATCCTGCTGTAGATTTTTATTTTATTATTGGCGCGGATATGGTGAATTACTTACCTCACTGGCAGGGGATTGAGGAGCTGGCACAGCGGATTTGTTTTATCGGTGTCCGGCGTCCCGGTTTCCAGCTTGCGCTGAATGAACTACCGCATTATTTGCAGAACAAGGTACTGCTGGCGGATATGCCGGTGGTGGATATTTCTTCGACGGATATTCGGGAACGTGTTGCGGAAGGGCGCACCATTCGCTATCTTGTGCCTGATCGTGTGCATGACTACATTACAAGGGGCGGTTTGTATGAAGTACAGCCGTGA
- the yhbY gene encoding ribosome assembly RNA-binding protein YhbY: MLTGKQKRYLRSMAHHLDPVFQVGKNGTNEHLMRHINDAIEKRELMKVQILNNCLDDKHEIAEELATETGSELVQLIGSTIILYKESRDNKQIELPRG, from the coding sequence ATGTTAACAGGTAAACAAAAAAGGTATTTGCGCTCAATGGCGCATCATCTGGACCCGGTTTTTCAAGTAGGGAAAAACGGTACGAACGAGCATCTTATGCGTCACATTAACGATGCGATTGAAAAGCGTGAGCTGATGAAGGTGCAGATTTTGAACAACTGTCTGGATGACAAGCATGAAATTGCGGAAGAACTGGCTACGGAAACAGGTTCCGAGCTTGTACAGCTCATCGGGAGCACGATTATTTTGTACAAGGAATCCCGTGATAACAAGCAAATCGAGCTGCCTAGAGGATAA
- the aroE gene encoding shikimate dehydrogenase translates to MSSGESGVTEQGLVLLGVLGDPIKHSKSPLMHKIALKAAGIEGDFVPLHVKPDQLEDAMKGIRALHFRGVNVTIPHKVEVMKYLDEIDEGARLIGAVNTIVNDNGRLKGYNTDGIGYVRSLKEETSVKLKGTRIAVLGAGGAARGVIHALLEEQPESVIILNRTRDKAEQLALEWTTEAIPVTGYSNDEAESVLASVDVLINTTSVGMSPLSDELPLETSLIPEGIIVSDLIYNPLETRFLRESREQRGCTVHGGLGMFVYQGAVAFEYFMGVAPAVDEMRAAVLRSLS, encoded by the coding sequence ATGAGCAGCGGGGAGTCTGGAGTGACTGAACAAGGTCTTGTATTATTGGGCGTATTGGGTGATCCGATCAAGCACTCCAAATCGCCTCTCATGCATAAAATAGCTTTAAAGGCAGCGGGGATAGAGGGAGATTTTGTTCCTCTTCACGTCAAGCCCGATCAGCTGGAGGACGCCATGAAGGGGATTCGGGCTTTACATTTCCGGGGAGTTAATGTGACGATTCCCCATAAAGTTGAAGTTATGAAATATTTGGATGAGATTGATGAAGGAGCCAGACTCATCGGCGCTGTCAATACGATTGTGAACGACAACGGACGTCTTAAGGGTTACAATACGGACGGGATCGGCTACGTGCGTTCCCTCAAAGAAGAGACTTCGGTCAAGCTGAAAGGCACAAGGATTGCGGTCCTCGGAGCCGGAGGAGCTGCCAGAGGTGTGATTCATGCTTTACTGGAGGAACAGCCGGAATCGGTCATTATTCTGAATCGGACACGCGATAAGGCTGAGCAGCTGGCGTTGGAGTGGACGACGGAAGCGATCCCTGTGACTGGCTATTCTAACGATGAAGCGGAGAGCGTGCTTGCATCGGTGGATGTGCTGATCAATACGACCTCGGTAGGAATGTCTCCTCTGTCCGATGAGCTTCCGCTGGAAACGAGTCTGATTCCAGAAGGAATCATTGTGAGTGATTTGATCTACAACCCGCTGGAAACGAGATTTTTGCGCGAAAGCCGTGAACAGCGCGGCTGCACCGTGCATGGAGGCTTGGGCATGTTCGTGTATCAGGGAGCGGTGGCTTTCGAGTATTTTATGGGCGTAGCTCCTGCTGTAGACGAAATGAGAGCGGCTGTGCTGAGAAGCCTGTCGTAA
- the yqeH gene encoding ribosome biogenesis GTPase YqeH — translation MTERPDGGTAVKCSGCGITMQTTSPELPGYIPEKLLTREPVICQRCFRIKNYNETSSVAVDQDEFLKLLSQIGDKDALVIHIVDIFDFEGSLISGLQRFVGSNPVVLAVNKTDLLPKVTNWNKVLNWVQKQAKEQGLRTADIVLCSAQKNQGFDRLLDVVSELRGNRDVYVVGATNVGKSTLINRLIRDHSDMEQELTTSRYPGTTLDMVNIPLDDGKHIIDTPGIVYPWRFSEIVSRQDLSAIMPDKPLKPAAYQLDPGQTLFFGGMARFDFVEGQHQSFTCYINGGLKIHRTKLERADQLFEDHAGELLSPPTRDQLADMPEWTRHEFRVPRKSQLDIYISGLGWIRVNSENGALVAVHAPRGIRVLLRPSLI, via the coding sequence ATGACTGAAAGACCTGACGGCGGAACTGCTGTCAAATGTAGTGGTTGCGGTATCACGATGCAGACCACTAGCCCGGAGCTTCCAGGATATATTCCTGAAAAATTGCTTACACGCGAGCCTGTCATTTGTCAGCGCTGTTTCCGGATTAAAAACTATAATGAAACGTCTTCGGTAGCTGTGGATCAGGATGAGTTCCTGAAACTGCTCAGCCAAATTGGGGACAAGGACGCGCTCGTCATCCACATTGTGGACATTTTCGACTTTGAAGGCAGTCTGATTTCCGGCTTGCAACGTTTTGTCGGATCTAATCCGGTGGTACTGGCTGTGAACAAGACGGATTTGTTGCCAAAGGTAACGAACTGGAACAAGGTCCTCAACTGGGTGCAAAAGCAGGCAAAGGAGCAAGGACTTCGCACGGCGGATATCGTTCTGTGCTCGGCCCAAAAAAATCAAGGCTTTGATCGTCTGCTGGATGTGGTGTCCGAGTTGCGTGGCAATCGGGATGTGTATGTGGTCGGTGCAACAAATGTTGGTAAATCCACGCTCATTAACCGCTTGATCCGTGATCATAGCGATATGGAGCAGGAGTTAACAACATCCCGTTACCCGGGAACGACGCTGGATATGGTGAATATTCCGCTCGACGACGGTAAGCATATTATTGACACACCGGGTATTGTGTACCCTTGGCGGTTCAGTGAAATCGTGTCCCGGCAGGATTTGAGCGCCATTATGCCGGACAAGCCGCTGAAACCTGCTGCTTATCAGCTGGACCCCGGACAAACCTTGTTTTTCGGTGGAATGGCCCGGTTTGATTTTGTAGAAGGTCAACATCAATCGTTCACTTGCTACATCAACGGTGGTCTTAAAATTCATCGTACCAAGCTGGAGCGGGCAGATCAATTGTTCGAAGATCATGCCGGAGAATTGTTGTCACCGCCGACACGTGATCAGTTGGCAGATATGCCGGAATGGACAAGACATGAATTCCGCGTTCCTCGTAAATCTCAATTGGATATTTATATCTCCGGTCTGGGATGGATCAGGGTCAATAGTGAGAACGGGGCTTTGGTAGCGGTTCATGCTCCTCGGGGAATCCGTGTCCTTTTACGGCCTTCGTTGATTTAA
- a CDS encoding YqeG family HAD IIIA-type phosphatase, whose product MFEMLMPKLRVNTVFDIDLEGLYAQGYRGIITDLDNTLVGAKAPNATPELVAWFEKVKQAGFKLVIVSNNNMGRVSVFATPLDIEFIHAARKPSNSSFRRAIRMMGLTSEETIMVGDQMLTDVLGGNRLGLHTVLVLPISIHDEGIMTRFNRRLERIALTRLRKKGLWLEEEKKND is encoded by the coding sequence TTGTTTGAAATGCTGATGCCCAAATTACGGGTGAATACCGTCTTTGATATTGATCTTGAAGGCTTGTATGCTCAAGGATATCGCGGCATTATTACGGATCTGGATAATACGCTGGTCGGTGCAAAAGCTCCGAATGCGACTCCCGAGCTGGTGGCCTGGTTTGAGAAGGTCAAACAGGCGGGTTTTAAGCTTGTCATCGTGTCCAACAATAATATGGGACGTGTATCTGTTTTCGCTACGCCTTTGGACATTGAATTTATACATGCCGCACGGAAGCCCTCCAACTCGTCCTTTCGTAGAGCCATCCGTATGATGGGACTTACCTCGGAAGAGACTATTATGGTCGGGGACCAAATGTTGACGGATGTATTGGGTGGTAACCGACTGGGATTGCACACGGTGCTGGTGCTGCCAATATCCATCCATGATGAAGGAATCATGACCCGCTTTAATCGGCGGTTGGAGCGAATCGCGCTCACAAGGTTACGTAAGAAAGGCTTATGGCTTGAGGAGGAAAAGAAGAATGACTGA